One window of the Dreissena polymorpha isolate Duluth1 chromosome 5, UMN_Dpol_1.0, whole genome shotgun sequence genome contains the following:
- the LOC127831173 gene encoding transcriptional regulator ATRX homolog — protein sequence MTPPRRMRMITLCPTTRRRNPKRRVRDPRVWTKMTWGTAAPKELTSEWWAEFVKEEDKYKLELSGKLKLLFEILKMCEDIGDKVLVFSQSLLSLDIIEDVLAKIMTSSSAQQIQSAHANGGKRKDNGES from the exons ATGACTCCACCACGTCGGATGAGGATGATAACGTTATGTCCGACGACTCGACGAAGAAATCCAAAA AGGAGGGTGCGGGATCCTCGTGTATGGACGAAGATGACATGGGGTACGGCGGCCCCCAAGGAGCTCACCTCCGAGTGGTGGGCGGAGTTTGTCAAGGAGGAAGATAAGTACAAGCTGGAGCTCTCTGGCAAGCTCAAACTGCTCTTCGAGATACTCAAGATGTGTGAGGACATAGGCGACAAAGT GCTAGTCTTCAGTCAAAGCCTTCTCTCCCTTGACATCATTGAGGATGTCCTGGCAAAGATCATGACAAGTAGCTCAGCACAGCAGATCCAGTCAGCACATGCAAATGGAGGAAAGCGGAAAGATAATGGAGAGAGCTGA